A stretch of DNA from Triticum dicoccoides isolate Atlit2015 ecotype Zavitan chromosome 2A, WEW_v2.0, whole genome shotgun sequence:
ACAAAATTAATTGTAGTCCTAATATTAACAAAATTACTGAACTTTGTTTCTAAACTGCAGCACCAAACCATAAGATTGACAAACCTTGAAAATTCCACAAGAATATGTCATCGTTTTGTCCAGAAAAAGCGAGAAGAAACCATTACTCTGAATGCAAATATACGACAGGAAATGAATTGTTAGTACTGAGTTACGGCAATGCATGGTGGATCACAGAAATATATACATAAATGGTTTGGTACAGACTACAGACATATAGAGTTGACTATTCAAAAAAATCAATAGCATCTGCAGTAACTACCAATTGGACCGAAGAAACTGGTTACACTAGTGTAATGAAAAAAAGGAAGAAACACATGTACTGACCAGATCATAGTGTTGTGAGATGTTTCGACGAGTTTGTGTTACAGAGTTCTTCCTTGAGGTGTGGCGCAGAAAATATTTAGCAGATGCCAGCCCAGCGGTAAGAAGCATAGGTGTCCACCAACCCCTGCCAACAATATATAGTTATATACATGATTAGTTACCGGAAATGTTGTTTGGAGGCCGAGCACCCTGGAGGCCGTAATCCCAAACGTCTGTCATCATAGCGATGAGCTGCAGACTGGCATTAATTGCACGTATTTTCAGCTCACAGGCATCTACCGGACACCGTATTCTGTATTTACGTACAGTGTCAAGCCCATGTAGTCGATGACGCGCTGTCAAGCTGGTCAGACGTGCTATCGATTCACCATCATGTCCAGCCAGTGCGAGCAGTATAAGAACATGGGTGCTGGCGTACGCTCTCATGTTCCATTCAGATCCACTAGCCGTTTGCACGACATACATCTGATTCCGAACTTTGAGGCTCACAATCAAAACATTTGGAAGCCATCTATTTATACCGGCGAAGAAGAGTACCGTCTCCACTCATTGCAACACAGCAAAATCACACAAGAACAACAACGCCATAGCCATGGCGTTGTCGTCTTCCTCAGCTCGACCGAGAGATAGGCGGCAACACCTCCCGCCCGTCGACACATCTGAGCTCTATACCATGTGTTTGGGTCTGTGCATATTTTTGCAGCATCCTACAAACTGAGCAGCACCTCGTTTTCTGACTTTTCTACCCAGAGAAAAGGTAACTTTCCTCCTTTTGCTCATTGCCCAATCGGGGCAGGTGCAGCTCTTGCAACAACAAGGATCACcatgaaaaaataaaaagaaacaaaacattGTTTCTGAAACCACAACACCAAAGCACCATATATTGATTTAACAGAGAAAGCAACACTGATCGTGCCGCAGCTAGGCCAAATACAACAAACATACAGTCTGGGACGATACAGAAATACCGGTCTCATGCGGCCCCTGTTCTTTCTGGTAACGCAAATATTCTGGCGGCAGTATATCTCTAGCGTCTTTGGTCCATCATTTCAGTACATGCTTGACAGGAAGCTCATGATGCGCATCAAATATCATTTTCTGAGTGTTTCAAGCTCTGGCCATACCAGACGACCAAAAGTTCAGAAGATGGAAAGCATAAAAAAAACATGTGACGAAACGCACCTTAAGCACATGGCTGCAAACAAACCATCCCATAGTGCTCAAACATCCCACACTCGCATCTGAACTCATCAGATGATTCGCTGGCACGACCCACAAACTCATTCTTGCACCACTTTTCCCATGACAGAATTCTGATGTGCCTAGCCATGTACTCGAAGCGAGGCTTGATCTCAATGAGGTCATATGACACACATTCATAGAGTGCCTCACCAAATTTCTGGAACATTCTCCTGGTGTAAACCAGCGACGCATGTACTCAATGGATTTTGCTTCAGAACAACATCACCCTGCAAACAGATGGATTTGATAAGAAATAAGATTACTAGTGGTAATTAATGCGAAACGAAAGCCGTCACAACATGCAATAGATGACAGAAGTCCAACTCACTAGTCTAGTCCTCTTCTCCTGATAGTTCTCTTCGGAACCGCGATCAAATTGCATATTCTCATGCTGACTAACAAACAAATGCATTGGGCATCATTCGGCACATACCCTTTCAGGAGGTCGTTTGCACTCTCACTGCACCGTGTGCTTGTCATCTTCGCACGGAAAACACACATAGCTTTGCCCACTTCCTCCTCGCCTCATACAGCTGGGTGAGGAATGGGTTCTTCTGCAGCCCATATTTTTCAATCATACTTGCCCACCCCTCCTCATCTCATCCTGGACAATGTATTTAAATTCAGGGTCCTCTGCCCTCATCGCATTGAACGCCTCTATGGTTTTGGTTGCATCATTGATCCATTGTTCCCGGTTTAGCTTGCCGCGTATTAATTTTTAGGACCGTTTCGTGAATGGTGCGTCCTCTATCGTCCCAAAGAAACTGCCCACAACACTGTAAACTTTGCTAGTGCTTATATTGTTCTCCCTCAGTTGCTTAACCAGGTCGCTTGTGTAACTATCTATGTGCCGGTGTGACTTCCAATGCAATTTCTCTCCACAGTTAACTGATAGATCATGGATGTGACCTGACCTGTGCTCGCACACATACCAGCCAGCATCATCTGATCTCAGCAGCTGCATCATCGCTTTGCACCCACACCTAGTCGACCTGCTGTTAGCCTGCAATGGTTTACACCCTGCAGAAAACACATTCACAGACCACACTCCACTTAAGATTTAACCTGAGTGATCATTCCTCACAAGCACGATAAAAAAAATGTTGGTCTGGGTGACTCACCGCACACGCACAGGCGCACACTATCTCCTGCATGCACTTCTTCCGGTGTACATTCAAACGGCTTTTTGCGTAACGGACACCAAAACCAACTTCCCACGAGTAGAGATTGTAAAATTTGTACCCTCCTCGACAGAACCGAAGCTAGTGCCAATTGCTGAATTAATAGCATTTCCAGTCTTGTTGTCGACAGAAGCAGGAACTGAAGCCTCCAGGGCAGGCACTTTGCTTGAACTGTGCTCCCTCTCATCTGTCGCCTCGCCAATTCCGATCCTGCGAACCACGCCATATCAACTAATTATGAAATAAGATGATTTTCTCAATGCAAAAACACTACAAGTGCCATCCCCAGACGCTCGCTACCAATACATTTAACAAACATCAAAAGAATAAGACACACGAGCAGGCTTGTTCTGAATTTCACACAAAGACATGTGCACAAAAAATATAGCAAACATCAGGTGACAGATTTAGAATGAAAAACCAGGGGAAGTCACCTCCTGGTACAACAAGATCCCTTTGACTTTAACACGACCACGCCATCATCCTCTCCATCCTATGCTGCCGTATCACCGCTAAAATTTGCAGCACCTAGCTCGCATGAATCGCCCACCCCTTCGCCACGACCATTGTACGAGCTGCAATTCCTCTCGGTGACAAATGTTTCTTCCGTCTGCTCAGCCGATTCGTCTTCCAGGGGGTACCCATCCCTGCGCACTGGCTCAGAGGAAATCACGCCATCTTGGACACCAGCAGTTCCGCTGGTCCCATCATCCATCGAGCGCGCGTCGCCAACTCCATCTCTCAAGACAACCCCAACTTCCAAACGAGGAACGAATCTGCCCAGACAAATAACGCGGAGCCAGATCTGATTTTAGACGAAGAAATACGGGAAAGCGACAGTCCAAACCACTGCCACGGCAACTACGGGACATCACCAAGACCGAAAATAAGCGAAAATTCAGAGTTAAACCGAACATTACCCTGCATCCGATTCCTCGTAGTGAACTTCATGCCATCCATGGCGAAAGCGCATCTTCTCCCGTAAGCTCTAGTTAGCTGTCGACGGGCCGAAAACGCGTAACCTACGGGTCAGCGAGCAGGTCCACAGGATACATTTACTCTCAATCGACCgctcgccagcccgcgcagtgggcCAAATTCAAAGCCGCCCACCAAGAACATCATGTTCGCGCGAGGCGCGGGTTAACCGTAGGCCCACGTACAAATCGTGAACACGACAGAGACGGCACCGTTGTATTTCTTTTCACTATCGATCGTAATAGAGCTGTAAAGGCTGACAGCACACATCCAGATGTTGAAACGGTCGACAGAGATTACGGCCTCCAGGGTGCTCGGCCTCCAAAAGGCCCCTCTCATTAGTTACTGCTTATTATAGGTCTTCACTTCAATCAATCGAGCATAGTAGAGAACCGAAGGTTTTGATACCTTTTCCTGACAATGCTGCTACTGCTCTTGGGTGCACCTCTGTTGGTAATGAAAATCTGTAGAGAAATGAATCACAGACTTAAtctgagaaaaaaaaaagaggggaaATAGCCCAATCTGAACTATGATATAATTTTACCAGGAAAAGATTCAGAAGACCTTCTTTCTTATCATCAAAAGAGCACCAGCCGTCAATGTAGGCATCTGCCAAACCAAGGTCAGATTCTGTTGCAATCTGAGATATGCCAACCATCAGCAGCATAAACACAACTAATCCAAATGAGCAGATCGTATCTAGCAACTGGAGTGGAATACAATAGCTAGCGATCCAAAAATGCATGTGTACGCACAGACCTTCCAATAGAACATTGGGTCATGAACTCGCAGGACTAATTTTACATGGTGTTTGCCAGTAGCATTTCCAAATCTAAGCATGCTGCCTCCGTCTTCGAGCAATCTGAAAGATAACTATAAAGGTAAGAAATCAAGATAATTAGATGCGGCATAACTAGCATACGGCTTGACGTAAGAACTGACATCA
This window harbors:
- the LOC119352938 gene encoding uncharacterized protein LOC119352938, encoding MRFRHGWHEVHYEESDAGFVPRLEVGVVLRDGVGDARSMDDGTSGTAGVQDGVISSEPVRRDGYPLEDESAEQTEETFVTERNCSSYNGRGEGVGDSCELGAANFSGDTAA